A section of the Stenotrophomonas acidaminiphila genome encodes:
- a CDS encoding efflux transporter periplasmic adaptor subunit, with protein MSPILTPYGRTGRCAAALLVTSVLLLGGCKAGGEDAKDKPKEEQKASDAVPVEVAKAARRAIAASYTGTASLEPRAESQVVAKTSGVALAVMVEEGQQVSAGQPLVRLDPDRARLAVAQSEAQMRKLENSYQRAQKLVQQQLVSAADVDQLRFDLENARAQYRMTALELSYTTVVAPISGVIASRDIKPGNFVQINSPIIRIVDAGKLEATLNVPEREIAKLKPGQAVTLVADALPGRTFDGVVDRVSPVVDTGTGTFRVVASFSGEGDLQAGMFSRLSINYDQRADALVVPRTALLEDGGEPAVYVVRDGKATRTRLKLGYDDAGWIEVREGLQPGEEVVIAGKAALREGSAVQVIGKEKAVAAAAPAKAPAAQAAKQ; from the coding sequence ATGTCGCCAATCCTTACCCCGTACGGCCGCACCGGACGCTGCGCCGCCGCTCTCCTCGTCACTTCGGTGTTGTTGCTCGGGGGCTGCAAGGCCGGTGGCGAGGATGCCAAGGACAAGCCCAAGGAAGAGCAGAAGGCAAGCGACGCGGTCCCGGTCGAAGTGGCCAAGGCGGCACGCCGCGCCATCGCCGCCAGTTACACCGGTACCGCCTCGCTTGAGCCGCGCGCCGAGTCGCAGGTGGTCGCCAAGACCTCGGGCGTGGCGCTGGCGGTGATGGTCGAGGAAGGCCAGCAGGTCAGCGCCGGGCAGCCGCTGGTACGGCTGGACCCGGACCGCGCGCGGCTGGCCGTGGCGCAGAGCGAAGCGCAGATGCGCAAGCTTGAGAACAGCTACCAGCGCGCACAGAAGCTGGTCCAGCAGCAGCTGGTCAGCGCCGCCGACGTGGACCAGCTGCGCTTCGACCTGGAGAACGCGCGCGCGCAATACCGGATGACGGCGCTGGAGCTGTCCTACACCACGGTGGTGGCGCCGATCTCCGGGGTGATCGCCTCGCGCGACATCAAGCCGGGCAATTTCGTGCAGATCAATTCGCCGATCATCCGCATCGTCGACGCCGGCAAGCTGGAGGCCACGCTCAACGTGCCCGAGCGCGAGATCGCCAAGCTCAAGCCAGGGCAGGCGGTGACGCTGGTCGCCGACGCATTGCCGGGGCGCACGTTCGACGGTGTCGTGGACCGCGTGTCGCCGGTGGTGGACACCGGCACCGGTACGTTCCGCGTGGTGGCCTCGTTCTCGGGCGAGGGCGATCTGCAGGCGGGCATGTTCAGCCGCCTGAGCATCAACTACGACCAGCGCGCCGACGCGCTGGTGGTGCCGCGTACCGCGCTGCTCGAGGACGGTGGCGAGCCCGCCGTGTACGTGGTGCGCGACGGCAAGGCGACCCGTACCCGGCTCAAGCTCGGCTATGACGATGCCGGCTGGATCGAGGTGCGCGAAGGCCTGCAGCCGGGCGAAGAAGTGGTGATCGCCGGCAAGGCGGCGCTGCGCGAGGGCAGCGCGGTGCAGGTGATCGGCAAGGAGAAGGCGGTCGCCGCCGCGGCGCCCGCCAAGGCACCGGCCGCACAGGCGGCCAAGCAATGA
- a CDS encoding cytochrome C translates to MRPQPFAVCLALALALPFGAAAQADPQQSEPSAPAPAATPAPAAAPATGNAEAGRTLAYTCQGCHGITGYKNAYPSYRVPKIGGQSAQYLGQALTEYREGKRKHPTMQAQSMSFSTQEIADLAAYLSTLK, encoded by the coding sequence ATGCGCCCGCAGCCGTTTGCCGTATGTCTCGCCCTGGCTCTGGCCCTGCCCTTCGGGGCGGCCGCACAAGCCGACCCGCAGCAGTCTGAACCTTCCGCCCCCGCACCCGCCGCCACGCCCGCTCCCGCGGCGGCGCCGGCCACCGGCAATGCCGAGGCCGGGCGCACCCTGGCCTACACCTGCCAGGGGTGCCATGGCATCACCGGCTACAAGAACGCCTATCCGAGTTACCGCGTGCCGAAGATCGGCGGGCAGTCGGCGCAGTACCTGGGCCAGGCGTTGACCGAATACCGCGAAGGCAAGCGCAAGCATCCGACCATGCAGGCGCAATCGATGAGCTTCAGCACGCAGGAAATCGCTGATCTCGCCGCCTACCTGTCCACTCTCAAGTAA
- a CDS encoding cytochrome C biogenesis protein CcsA, with amino-acid sequence MSKAKHASRLAIALFAACTVAACTQSEVESSAKSAADPGHASGEHGSSSSAGLPQGRIAAGEQLANSKGKATGQSCIDCHGADGNAPIDPGYPRLGGQYGDYLAHALQAYRSGDREHMLMSPQAAGLSDQDIADLAAYFGSRPSQLRDLHGLK; translated from the coding sequence ATGTCGAAAGCCAAGCACGCTTCGCGTCTCGCCATCGCCCTGTTCGCTGCCTGCACGGTGGCCGCCTGCACCCAGTCGGAAGTGGAGTCCAGCGCCAAATCCGCCGCCGACCCCGGCCATGCCAGCGGTGAACATGGCTCCAGTTCGTCGGCCGGCCTGCCGCAGGGGCGCATCGCCGCCGGCGAGCAGCTGGCCAACAGCAAGGGCAAGGCCACCGGCCAGAGCTGCATCGACTGCCATGGTGCCGACGGCAACGCGCCGATCGATCCGGGCTATCCACGGCTCGGTGGCCAGTATGGCGACTACCTCGCCCATGCCCTGCAGGCGTATCGCAGCGGCGATCGCGAGCACATGCTGATGTCGCCGCAGGCGGCCGGCCTGAGCGACCAGGACATCGCCGACCTGGCGGCCTACTTCGGCTCGCGCCCCAGCCAGCTGCGGGACCTGCACGGCCTCAAGTAA
- a CDS encoding Fe-S biogenesis protein NfuA, giving the protein MIQISDTAQRHFRKLIEREAVPGMGVRLSAVEPGTPRADARLEFAEPADLLGDEWAVDCDGFTLYVAATSVAWLDGAEIDYVTQAAGTQQLTIKAPRIKGEAPGEAASMVERVHWVIENEVNPQLASHGGRVAVQEVSADGVVLLRFGGGCHGCGMADVTLKQGIEKTLMARVPGVTAVRDATDHASGQAPYIPRGSVG; this is encoded by the coding sequence ATGATCCAGATTTCAGATACTGCCCAGCGCCATTTCCGCAAGCTGATCGAACGCGAGGCCGTGCCCGGCATGGGCGTGCGCCTGAGTGCGGTCGAACCGGGGACGCCGCGCGCCGATGCGCGCCTGGAGTTCGCCGAGCCGGCCGATCTGCTGGGTGACGAGTGGGCGGTGGACTGCGATGGCTTCACGCTCTACGTGGCGGCCACCAGCGTGGCCTGGCTGGATGGCGCCGAGATCGACTACGTCACCCAGGCGGCCGGCACCCAGCAGCTGACCATCAAGGCGCCCAGGATCAAGGGCGAAGCGCCCGGCGAGGCGGCGTCGATGGTCGAGCGCGTGCACTGGGTCATCGAGAACGAGGTCAACCCGCAGCTGGCCTCGCACGGCGGGCGCGTGGCGGTGCAGGAAGTGTCCGCCGATGGCGTGGTGCTGCTGCGTTTCGGTGGTGGCTGCCATGGCTGCGGCATGGCCGACGTGACCCTGAAGCAGGGCATCGAGAAGACCCTGATGGCCCGTGTCCCCGGCGTTACCGCGGTGCGCGACGCGACCGACCACGCCAGTGGCCAGGCGCCCTACATTCCGCGCGGCAGCGTGGGCTGA
- a CDS encoding 4a-hydroxytetrahydrobiopterin dehydratase — protein MADLIPLAQAHCIPRRGSEHRLGAARLAELLPQVPGWELAEDGHALVRTFSFDNYHGTMAFVNALAWVAHREDHHPDLGVHYDRAIVRFSTHDVGGLSENDFICAAKASALVEQ, from the coding sequence ATGGCCGATCTGATTCCACTCGCGCAGGCGCACTGCATTCCACGCAGGGGCAGCGAGCACCGGCTCGGCGCGGCGCGGCTGGCCGAACTGCTGCCGCAGGTCCCGGGCTGGGAACTGGCCGAGGACGGCCACGCCCTGGTGCGCACGTTCAGCTTCGACAACTACCACGGCACCATGGCGTTCGTGAATGCCCTGGCCTGGGTCGCGCACCGCGAGGACCACCATCCCGACCTGGGGGTGCACTACGACCGCGCGATCGTCCGCTTCTCCACCCACGACGTGGGCGGCCTGAGCGAGAACGATTTCATCTGTGCCGCCAAGGCATCCGCACTTGTGGAGCAATGA
- a CDS encoding energy transducer TonB has protein sequence MKAHLLPGSLVTALLLSACGPSGPAAPVVAPTEVAAVQTPPPDYPVELACSGVGGQSVLKVVVGPQGTPTEVALLTSSGNSQLDDAAIQRVREWKFKAATRNGQAVPTTIQVPVSFNPPQPKPDSCFAIEERMRRGG, from the coding sequence ATGAAAGCGCATCTCCTGCCGGGTTCCCTCGTCACCGCCCTCCTGCTCAGTGCCTGCGGCCCTTCCGGACCGGCCGCGCCGGTGGTCGCCCCCACCGAAGTGGCCGCGGTGCAGACACCGCCACCGGACTACCCGGTCGAACTGGCCTGCAGCGGGGTCGGCGGCCAGAGCGTGCTCAAGGTCGTGGTCGGGCCGCAGGGCACCCCGACCGAAGTCGCGCTGCTCACCAGCAGCGGCAACAGCCAGCTCGACGATGCGGCGATCCAGCGCGTGCGCGAATGGAAGTTCAAGGCCGCCACCCGCAATGGCCAGGCGGTGCCGACCACCATCCAGGTGCCGGTGAGCTTCAACCCGCCGCAGCCGAAGCCGGACAGCTGCTTCGCGATCGAGGAACGGATGCGGCGCGGCGGCTGA
- a CDS encoding 23S rRNA pseudouridine(955/2504/2580) synthase, which yields MTDSEDRRAPSAGKSSVRMIKVPEDRAGQRLDNFLLGQLKGAPRSLVYKLVRSGQVRVNGGRAKAERKLEAGEEVRVPPVNLAEVGDKAPPPAGFLQRMEQAIVFEDARLLVINKPSGVASHGGSGISHGAIETMRALRPNQGLELVHRLDRDTSGLLVMAKKRSALSELQALLREDHDGAGPGGIRKRYLTLLVGRMPDGVMSVDAPLHVGLRQGGERHVQVNAAGKPSLSHFRVLERRGGHSYCEVKIDTGRTHQIRVHAQHIGHPVAGDDKYGDPAVNKRLREQIGLKRLFLHAASLEFALDAGKTPYVLNAPLAPELVEALDRLR from the coding sequence ATGACTGACTCCGAAGACCGCCGCGCACCCTCCGCGGGCAAATCCAGCGTGCGCATGATCAAGGTTCCGGAAGACCGGGCCGGGCAGCGCCTGGACAACTTCCTGCTGGGCCAGCTCAAGGGGGCGCCGCGCAGCCTGGTCTACAAGCTGGTGCGCAGCGGCCAGGTACGGGTCAATGGCGGCCGGGCCAAGGCCGAGCGCAAGCTGGAGGCCGGCGAGGAGGTACGGGTGCCGCCGGTCAATCTCGCCGAGGTTGGAGACAAGGCGCCGCCGCCGGCCGGCTTCCTGCAGCGCATGGAGCAGGCCATCGTGTTCGAGGATGCGCGGCTGCTGGTGATCAACAAGCCGTCCGGCGTGGCCAGCCATGGCGGCAGCGGCATCAGCCATGGCGCGATCGAGACCATGCGCGCGCTGCGCCCGAACCAGGGGCTGGAGCTGGTCCACCGGCTGGATCGCGACACCTCGGGGCTGCTGGTCATGGCCAAGAAGCGCTCGGCGCTGTCCGAGCTGCAGGCGCTGCTGCGCGAAGACCATGACGGTGCCGGCCCGGGGGGCATCCGCAAGCGCTACCTGACCCTGCTGGTCGGGCGCATGCCCGACGGGGTGATGAGCGTGGACGCGCCGCTGCACGTGGGCCTGCGCCAGGGCGGGGAGCGCCATGTGCAGGTGAATGCGGCGGGCAAGCCGTCGCTGAGCCACTTCAGGGTGCTGGAGCGGCGCGGTGGCCATTCGTACTGCGAAGTGAAGATCGACACCGGGCGCACCCACCAGATCCGCGTGCACGCCCAGCACATCGGCCATCCGGTCGCAGGTGACGACAAGTACGGCGATCCAGCGGTCAACAAGCGGCTGCGCGAGCAGATCGGCCTCAAGCGGCTGTTCCTCCATGCAGCCTCGCTGGAGTTCGCCCTCGATGCCGGCAAGACACCCTATGTGCTCAATGCGCCGCTGGCGCCGGAGCTGGTGGAGGCGCTGGACCGGTTGCGCTGA
- a CDS encoding ribonuclease E/G, giving the protein MKRMLINATQAEELRVAIVDGQTLYDIDIEQPSKEQKKSNIYKGRITRLEPSLEAAFVEYGGDKHGFLPLKEISRDYFQAGVDHNKAGIRELLREGQEVVVQVDKEERGNKGAALTTFISLAGRYMVLMPNSPSAGGVSRRIEGEDRAALKDALDKLNIPDDMGVIIRTAGVGRDAEELQWDLDYLLQVWRSIAEAALAKPAPFLIYQESRLIVRALRDYLRADIGEILVDTEELYETAREFMQQVMPQTLRKLKHYKDDIPLFNRFQIESQIEAIYERNVRLPSGGSIVVDQTEALTAIDVNSARATKGSDIEDTAFQTNLEAAEEVARQLRLRDLGGLVVIDFIDMSSNKHQREVENRLQNALKYDRARVQLGRISRFGLMEMSRQRLRPSLGESSQIVCPRCDGQGRMRSVESLSLSIIRVAEEHAMKENTGQVLVQAPVEIANFLLNEKRSALREIERRHDAPIIIVADEQLHTPHYEVTRLRENELGEESGRPSYQRGTPRKLPVHALTKAQLNIPPAPAVTHVKHSQPAPVREIPEPAPAPAPVAAPAPAAPAGGGVMGWLKRVFGGETAPAAAPAQPQPRQDGGRGNRNDRNTQRRDGRNNNGGNNGQQARAGGNGNGNRREEQRREERRDERRQGAGNPQPQSAGQQPPKQRGEQQAQQGKQPRNNEQQQPKPPKPPKQPKPQQEVDKAVQPASEKPARQPQADAPRPVVADAPAMAAAAVVASVDTNATEAPAKVQLPLADDTAAVAAATAQVGVTDESATVANDDGNGDGASRRRRGRRGGRRRRRGNAEGTGNAEADVLGNDDDLADEAEDAGNELGATATAPTAAQPEFDFEDEPAIVRAPARAPRPARTEAPVAQQAAPAATPAAPDLEGTATGPQTMVAAQPEAAAQAVVTPAPEPTPAVAPAAESVQPAVVAAPQAAGPEPLVDATPAAPVTAVVAPAEPVAVAAAADAEPLPVADAAPAPALPENGQLFAEATAAAPATEARHASTEPMPQVAVVASEAVVVAAAEAEAEAAAEVGADAATAHAHEARRDA; this is encoded by the coding sequence ATGAAGCGAATGCTGATCAATGCCACGCAGGCCGAAGAGCTGCGCGTGGCCATCGTGGACGGCCAGACCCTGTACGACATCGACATCGAACAGCCGTCCAAGGAACAGAAGAAGTCCAACATCTACAAGGGCCGCATCACCCGGCTCGAACCTTCCCTCGAAGCGGCTTTCGTCGAATACGGCGGTGACAAGCACGGCTTCCTGCCGCTGAAGGAAATCTCCCGCGATTACTTCCAGGCCGGTGTCGACCACAACAAGGCCGGCATCCGCGAGCTGCTGCGCGAGGGCCAGGAAGTGGTGGTCCAGGTGGACAAGGAGGAGCGCGGCAACAAGGGCGCCGCGCTGACCACGTTCATCTCGCTGGCCGGCCGCTACATGGTGCTGATGCCGAACTCGCCGTCGGCCGGCGGCGTCTCGCGCCGCATCGAGGGCGAGGACCGCGCCGCGCTCAAGGACGCGCTGGACAAGCTGAACATCCCCGACGACATGGGCGTGATCATCCGCACCGCCGGCGTCGGCCGCGATGCCGAGGAGCTGCAGTGGGACCTGGACTACCTGCTCCAGGTCTGGCGCTCGATCGCCGAAGCCGCGCTGGCCAAGCCGGCGCCGTTCCTGATCTACCAGGAGTCGCGCCTGATCGTGCGCGCCCTGCGTGACTACCTGCGCGCCGACATCGGCGAGATCCTGGTGGACACCGAGGAACTGTACGAGACCGCGCGCGAGTTCATGCAGCAGGTGATGCCGCAGACCCTGCGCAAGCTCAAGCACTACAAGGACGACATCCCGCTGTTCAACCGCTTCCAGATCGAATCGCAGATCGAGGCGATCTACGAGCGCAACGTGCGCCTGCCGTCCGGCGGCTCGATCGTGGTCGACCAGACCGAGGCGCTGACCGCCATCGACGTCAACTCGGCCCGCGCCACCAAGGGCAGCGACATCGAGGACACCGCGTTCCAGACCAACCTGGAGGCCGCCGAGGAAGTGGCCCGCCAGCTGCGCCTGCGCGACCTGGGCGGCCTGGTGGTCATCGATTTCATCGACATGTCCTCCAACAAGCACCAGCGCGAGGTCGAGAACCGCCTGCAGAACGCGCTGAAGTACGACCGCGCGCGCGTGCAGCTGGGCCGCATCTCGCGCTTCGGGCTGATGGAAATGAGCCGCCAGCGGCTGCGCCCGAGCCTGGGCGAGTCCAGCCAGATCGTGTGCCCGCGCTGTGACGGCCAGGGCCGCATGCGCAGCGTCGAGTCGCTGTCGCTGTCGATCATCCGCGTCGCCGAAGAGCACGCGATGAAGGAGAACACCGGGCAGGTGCTGGTCCAGGCCCCGGTCGAGATCGCCAACTTCCTGCTCAACGAGAAGCGCAGTGCGCTGCGCGAGATCGAGCGCCGCCATGACGCGCCGATCATCATCGTCGCCGACGAGCAGCTGCACACCCCGCACTATGAAGTCACCCGCCTGCGCGAGAACGAGCTGGGCGAGGAATCGGGCAGGCCGAGCTACCAGCGCGGCACCCCGCGCAAGCTGCCGGTGCACGCCCTGACCAAGGCGCAGCTGAACATCCCGCCGGCACCGGCGGTGACCCACGTCAAGCACAGCCAGCCGGCCCCGGTGCGCGAGATCCCGGAACCGGCGCCGGCGCCGGCCCCGGTCGCCGCGCCCGCCCCCGCGGCACCGGCCGGCGGCGGCGTGATGGGCTGGCTCAAGCGGGTCTTTGGCGGCGAGACCGCCCCCGCCGCGGCACCGGCCCAGCCGCAGCCGCGCCAGGACGGCGGCCGCGGCAACCGCAATGACCGCAACACCCAGCGCCGCGATGGCCGCAATAACAACGGCGGCAACAACGGCCAGCAGGCGCGTGCCGGCGGCAATGGCAACGGCAACCGCCGCGAGGAGCAGCGCCGCGAGGAGCGTCGCGACGAACGCCGCCAGGGCGCGGGCAACCCGCAGCCGCAGAGCGCCGGCCAGCAGCCGCCCAAGCAGCGCGGCGAACAGCAGGCGCAGCAGGGCAAGCAGCCGCGCAACAACGAGCAGCAGCAGCCCAAGCCGCCGAAGCCGCCCAAGCAGCCGAAGCCGCAGCAGGAAGTGGACAAGGCGGTGCAGCCGGCCAGCGAAAAGCCGGCACGGCAGCCGCAGGCCGACGCGCCGCGCCCGGTCGTGGCTGACGCCCCGGCCATGGCCGCCGCCGCCGTGGTCGCCAGCGTGGACACCAACGCCACCGAGGCCCCTGCCAAGGTGCAGCTGCCGCTCGCGGACGACACCGCAGCGGTGGCCGCGGCCACCGCGCAGGTCGGCGTGACCGACGAGTCCGCCACCGTGGCCAACGATGACGGCAATGGGGATGGCGCCAGCCGTCGCCGCCGCGGCCGTCGTGGCGGTCGCCGCCGCCGTCGCGGCAATGCCGAAGGCACCGGCAACGCCGAGGCCGACGTGCTGGGCAACGATGACGACCTCGCCGACGAGGCCGAGGACGCCGGCAACGAGCTCGGCGCGACTGCCACCGCGCCGACCGCGGCGCAGCCGGAGTTCGATTTCGAGGACGAGCCGGCAATCGTCCGTGCGCCCGCACGCGCACCGCGTCCCGCACGCACCGAAGCACCGGTGGCGCAGCAGGCCGCGCCGGCGGCAACGCCGGCCGCACCGGACTTGGAGGGCACTGCCACCGGTCCGCAGACGATGGTCGCCGCGCAGCCCGAGGCCGCGGCACAGGCCGTGGTGACGCCGGCACCGGAACCCACGCCCGCCGTGGCCCCGGCCGCGGAAAGCGTGCAGCCGGCCGTTGTGGCCGCGCCGCAGGCGGCCGGTCCGGAACCACTGGTGGACGCCACGCCCGCCGCGCCGGTCACCGCCGTGGTCGCGCCCGCGGAGCCGGTTGCGGTTGCAGCTGCGGCCGACGCCGAGCCGCTGCCGGTTGCCGACGCCGCTCCGGCGCCGGCATTGCCGGAGAACGGCCAGCTGTTCGCCGAGGCCACGGCAGCGGCGCCGGCAACCGAGGCACGGCACGCCTCCACCGAACCGATGCCGCAGGTTGCGGTGGTGGCGTCCGAGGCGGTGGTGGTTGCTGCCGCTGAAGCCGAAGCCGAAGCAGCAGCCGAGGTCGGGGCCGACGCCGCCACGGCGCATGCGCACGAGGCGCGTCGCGACGCCTGA
- the sirA gene encoding two-component system response regulator UvrY (in Escherichia coli the protein UvrY is part of a two-component system along with BarA that is needed for efficient switching between glycolytic and gluconeogenic carbon sources possibly by regulating the Csr system; in Salmonella SirA and BarA regulate virulence gene expression also via the Csr system), whose product MTITVFLIDDHALVRTGLQMILAGETGIEVVGAADSGEVALPQIRRLKPDVVLCDLNLPGLSGLEITERIVKGDHGTRVIIVSVLEDGPMPKRLLEAGASGYVGKGGDARELVRAIHDVAQGRRYLANNIAQNLALSNIDGDVSPFDELSPRELEVALLLVQGHRQEEIARRLSLSAKTVNTHKSRLFQKTGVQDNIALARLAAQYGVGDPSKVI is encoded by the coding sequence GTGACGATAACGGTATTCCTGATTGACGACCACGCGCTGGTGCGCACCGGTCTGCAGATGATCCTTGCCGGTGAAACCGGCATCGAGGTGGTGGGTGCCGCGGACAGTGGCGAGGTGGCACTGCCGCAGATCCGCCGGCTGAAGCCCGACGTGGTGCTCTGCGACCTGAACCTGCCGGGGTTGAGCGGGCTGGAGATCACCGAGCGCATCGTCAAGGGCGACCATGGCACCCGCGTCATCATCGTGTCGGTGTTGGAAGACGGGCCGATGCCCAAGCGGCTGCTGGAGGCCGGGGCGTCGGGGTATGTCGGCAAGGGCGGCGACGCCCGCGAGCTGGTGCGCGCGATCCACGATGTGGCGCAGGGGCGGCGCTACCTGGCCAACAACATCGCCCAGAACCTGGCGTTGTCCAACATCGACGGCGACGTTTCGCCCTTCGACGAGCTTTCGCCACGGGAACTGGAAGTAGCACTGCTGCTGGTCCAGGGGCATCGCCAGGAAGAGATCGCGCGTCGCCTCAGCCTGAGTGCCAAGACGGTCAATACCCACAAGTCGCGCCTGTTCCAGAAGACCGGGGTGCAGGACAACATCGCGCTGGCGCGGCTGGCGGCCCAATATGGCGTGGGCGATCCGTCGAAGGTGATCTGA